A single region of the Marinobacter salinisoli genome encodes:
- a CDS encoding electron transport complex subunit E, whose amino-acid sequence MTTKTSREIINDGLWNNNPALVQVLGLCPLLAVTSTVVNAIGLGLATLIVLMGSNLAVSLIRNFVSESVRLPAFVMIIASFVTCTELLMQAFTYELYQILGIFIPLIVTNCAILGRADAFASKTTPGPALLDGLMMGLGFLFVLVVLGGLRELIGQGTLFVDMNLLLGPAAADWVMRPFESYPDVLFMVLPPGAFIGLGLLIALKNGIDNRLSERRKASAPVVTPGSKRVRVTGDVS is encoded by the coding sequence ATGACCACCAAAACCTCCAGAGAAATCATTAACGACGGGCTTTGGAACAACAACCCGGCCCTGGTTCAAGTGCTAGGGCTGTGTCCCCTGCTGGCCGTCACCAGTACTGTGGTCAATGCCATCGGACTCGGGCTGGCCACCCTGATCGTGCTGATGGGGTCTAACCTGGCCGTGTCACTGATACGCAACTTCGTGAGCGAGTCGGTTCGGCTGCCCGCGTTTGTGATGATCATAGCGTCCTTCGTGACCTGTACCGAACTGCTGATGCAGGCTTTCACCTACGAGCTCTACCAGATTCTCGGTATCTTTATTCCCCTGATCGTAACCAACTGCGCCATTCTCGGGCGGGCGGACGCCTTTGCCTCCAAAACGACGCCAGGGCCGGCACTGTTGGATGGCCTGATGATGGGGCTGGGTTTCTTATTCGTCCTGGTGGTGCTGGGCGGCCTCAGGGAACTGATTGGCCAGGGCACGTTGTTCGTCGATATGAATCTCTTGCTTGGCCCGGCAGCGGCAGATTGGGTCATGCGCCCCTTTGAAAGCTACCCGGACGTCCTGTTTATGGTGCTGCCACCGGGTGCCTTTATCGGCCTCGGCCTGCTGATCGCCCTGAAGAACGGAATCGATAACCGCCTGAGCGAACGACGCAAGGCCAGTGCGCCTGTTGTAACCCCGGGCAGCAAGCGCGTACGCGTGACCGGTGACGTTTCCTGA
- the nth gene encoding endonuclease III, which yields MNKQKRTEIFTRLREANPNPTTELNYSTPFELLIAVILSAQATDVGVNKATDKLFPVANTPEAILALGVDGLKDYIKTIGLFNSKAENVIKTCRILIERHGSQVPEKREDLEALPGVGRKTANVVLNTAFGHMAMAVDTHIFRVSNRTGIAPGKNVLEVEKRLMRLVPREFLLDAHHWLILHGRYTCTARKPKCGACIIEDLCEFKQKRDYL from the coding sequence ATGAACAAGCAAAAACGTACTGAAATCTTTACCCGGCTTCGTGAGGCCAATCCAAACCCGACAACTGAGTTGAATTACTCAACGCCGTTTGAATTGCTGATCGCGGTCATCCTATCGGCTCAGGCCACAGATGTCGGCGTGAACAAAGCCACGGACAAGCTGTTCCCGGTCGCCAATACCCCCGAGGCCATACTGGCATTGGGGGTTGACGGACTGAAGGACTACATCAAAACCATCGGTTTGTTTAACAGCAAGGCTGAGAATGTCATCAAGACCTGTCGAATCCTGATTGAACGACACGGCAGCCAGGTACCGGAAAAACGGGAAGACCTCGAGGCGTTGCCGGGGGTTGGCCGTAAAACCGCCAACGTGGTACTCAATACCGCCTTCGGGCATATGGCGATGGCAGTAGATACCCATATCTTCAGGGTATCGAACCGGACCGGTATTGCGCCGGGCAAGAACGTTCTGGAGGTAGAAAAGCGCCTGATGCGACTGGTGCCGAGGGAGTTTCTGCTGGACGCCCACCACTGGCTGATCCTGCACGGGCGCTATACCTGCACCGCCAGGAAACCAAAATGCGGAGCCTGCATAATCGAGGATCTCTGCGAGTTCAAACAGAAGCGGGATTATCTGTAA
- a CDS encoding chalcone isomerase family protein — MKKAISTGFVSLLLTAALSAPASALTVDGVDVPDTYTAMDTELKLNGAGTRSKWFMDLYVGGLYVPQAANDGNAVINADEPQAITLHIISDMITSERMTEATLEGFESSTGGNTAPVKGEIDRFMNVFKEEIKEGDVFDLVYLPGEGVKVLKNGQQKDIVGDLEFKKALFGIWLSDKPAQKDLKKAMLGQR; from the coding sequence ATGAAGAAGGCTATCTCTACTGGTTTTGTATCCCTGTTATTGACTGCGGCGTTATCTGCGCCGGCTTCTGCACTGACTGTCGACGGTGTGGATGTACCTGACACCTACACTGCTATGGACACTGAGCTGAAGCTCAACGGAGCTGGCACCCGCTCCAAGTGGTTTATGGATCTTTATGTTGGCGGTCTTTATGTGCCGCAAGCGGCCAATGACGGCAACGCGGTCATCAACGCCGACGAACCTCAGGCAATCACGCTGCATATTATTTCGGACATGATTACCAGTGAGCGGATGACTGAGGCGACCCTCGAGGGGTTTGAATCTTCCACCGGTGGCAACACAGCGCCCGTGAAGGGTGAAATTGATCGTTTCATGAATGTATTCAAGGAAGAGATCAAGGAAGGCGACGTATTTGATCTGGTCTATCTGCCAGGTGAGGGTGTCAAGGTGCTCAAAAACGGCCAGCAAAAAGATATTGTTGGTGATCTTGAGTTCAAGAAAGCCCTGTTCGGTATCTGGCTATCTGACAAGCCGGCGCAGAAAGACCTGAAAAAGGCTATGCTGGGTCAGCGTTAA
- the rpoS gene encoding RNA polymerase sigma factor RpoS has protein sequence MSAEREEIIVDRVADVDESEEELHEEKAENQSSNDDAAETEEISSQGRYGSSQKQLDATQLYLNEIGFSPLLTPEEEVYFARLARKGEESGRKRMIESNLRLVVKIARRYVNRGLTLLDLIEEGNLGLIRAVEKFDPERGFRFSTYATWWIRQTIERAIMNQTRTIRLPIHVVKELNLYLRAARELTQKLDHEPSAEEIAKLVDKPVADVKRMLGLNERVASMDTPIGSGGDKSLLDTVADEGATDPAEVLQDDDMCSCLEKWIDQLSDKQQEVLARRFGLRGYPVSTLEEVGHEIGLTRERVRQIQVEALRRLREILEKEGLSGNLLFK, from the coding sequence ATGTCAGCAGAGCGAGAAGAGATTATTGTCGATCGGGTCGCAGATGTAGACGAGTCCGAAGAAGAGCTGCACGAAGAAAAAGCGGAAAACCAATCCAGCAATGACGACGCAGCCGAGACAGAGGAAATTTCCAGCCAAGGGCGTTACGGTTCGAGCCAGAAGCAACTGGACGCCACCCAGCTTTACCTGAATGAGATCGGTTTTTCCCCCCTACTGACTCCAGAAGAAGAAGTTTATTTTGCCCGCCTCGCGCGTAAAGGAGAGGAGTCCGGCCGCAAGCGGATGATCGAAAGCAACCTGCGACTGGTTGTTAAAATTGCCCGACGCTATGTGAACCGGGGCTTAACGCTTCTCGACCTCATCGAAGAAGGCAATCTCGGCCTGATCCGGGCCGTTGAAAAGTTTGATCCTGAGCGTGGTTTCCGCTTCTCCACCTACGCCACCTGGTGGATCCGCCAAACCATCGAGCGGGCGATCATGAATCAGACCCGAACGATTCGGTTGCCCATCCATGTGGTTAAGGAACTGAACCTGTACTTGCGGGCGGCTCGTGAGCTGACTCAGAAACTGGATCACGAACCATCGGCGGAAGAGATTGCCAAGCTGGTCGATAAGCCGGTTGCCGACGTCAAACGAATGCTGGGTCTGAATGAACGCGTGGCCTCCATGGATACGCCGATTGGCAGCGGGGGCGATAAATCTCTGCTGGACACGGTGGCGGATGAGGGCGCAACTGATCCTGCTGAGGTTTTGCAGGATGATGACATGTGCAGCTGCCTCGAAAAATGGATTGACCAGCTCAGTGACAAGCAGCAGGAAGTACTGGCCAGGCGCTTTGGTCTTCGTGGCTATCCTGTCAGCACTCTGGAAGAGGTTGGTCATGAGATTGGCCTGACCCGTGAGCGGGTTCGCCAGATTCAGGTCGAGGCTCTGCGTCGCCTGCGCGAAATCCTCGAGAAAGAAGGTTTATCAGGGAATCTGTTGTTCAAGTAA
- a CDS encoding peptidoglycan DD-metalloendopeptidase family protein, with protein sequence MVTLAAVLLFSGCNTPALYHDDIYNPPVYWGQHVVRPGETLYSIAWRYGRDYRELGSANGIHAPWTLKVGQVLRLDRRGTVTASATQSVSSRPAPRPTKPRVSAPRPTPTAATKPTVVKPPAKNTPPVKQSQTVARIDWHWPHVGTVLAGYSSSGKVNKGLDIAGQPGDAIKAAANGNVVYAGNGLLGYGNLIIVNHNEHFLSAYAHNRKILVREGEDVKAGQVIAELGSSGAERPMLHFEIRKNGNPVDPAHYLPPRQ encoded by the coding sequence GTGGTCACGCTTGCTGCCGTATTGTTGTTCAGCGGGTGCAATACGCCGGCACTGTATCATGATGACATCTACAATCCGCCGGTTTACTGGGGCCAGCATGTGGTGCGACCGGGCGAGACGCTGTACAGCATTGCCTGGCGTTACGGGCGGGACTACCGGGAATTGGGCAGCGCGAATGGCATTCATGCACCCTGGACCCTGAAAGTTGGCCAGGTACTCAGACTCGACCGACGCGGCACCGTAACCGCCAGTGCAACTCAGTCCGTCAGTTCGCGGCCTGCGCCCAGGCCCACCAAACCCCGGGTGTCCGCGCCCAGACCAACACCGACGGCTGCCACCAAGCCGACGGTTGTCAAACCTCCGGCAAAGAACACACCTCCGGTGAAGCAGAGCCAGACCGTAGCCCGAATCGACTGGCACTGGCCGCACGTTGGCACCGTACTTGCTGGTTATTCTTCCTCTGGCAAGGTCAATAAGGGCCTGGATATTGCCGGACAACCAGGTGATGCCATCAAAGCCGCAGCGAATGGAAATGTGGTCTATGCAGGAAATGGGTTGCTTGGTTACGGCAATCTGATTATTGTGAACCACAATGAACATTTTTTGAGCGCTTACGCACACAACCGAAAAATTCTGGTGCGAGAGGGGGAGGACGTAAAAGCCGGTCAGGTGATAGCAGAGCTTGGCAGCAGCGGCGCTGAACGACCCATGTTACATTTCGAAATTCGAAAGAATGGCAATCCGGTCGACCCCGCTCACTACCTGCCTCCAAGACAGTAA
- a CDS encoding DUF368 domain-containing protein: MGAADIVPGVSGGTIAFITGIYFRLLEAISSVPEAVVRHLVRGQFRAFWDACDGTFLVCLLAGILTSILTLASVIGTALEQYPILVWSFFFGLILASVWHVSRQIRRVRPALVVPLLAGTVLAWWITTLTASQVSPSPLIFFGAGALAICAMILPGISGSFILVILGMYAQVLNAIQSFELLHLALFAAGCLLGLLSIARVITWAFQHFHDGVLALLIGFMIGALNKVWPWKETLSWRTNSSGEQVPLTEISISPFSFTELGGQDSQILAALVCAAGGFILVLLIEWGGQRRKREAC; encoded by the coding sequence ATGGGCGCTGCGGATATTGTCCCGGGGGTGTCCGGCGGCACCATCGCCTTCATTACCGGAATTTACTTTCGCCTGCTTGAGGCCATCAGTTCGGTACCTGAAGCGGTTGTCCGACATCTGGTTCGTGGCCAGTTCCGGGCCTTCTGGGACGCCTGTGACGGAACCTTCCTGGTTTGTCTGTTGGCCGGCATTCTCACCAGTATACTCACCCTGGCGTCGGTGATCGGAACCGCACTGGAGCAGTATCCCATTCTGGTTTGGAGTTTCTTTTTTGGCCTGATCCTGGCATCGGTCTGGCACGTCAGTCGGCAAATACGCCGGGTGCGTCCGGCGCTTGTGGTGCCGCTCTTGGCCGGAACGGTCCTCGCGTGGTGGATTACCACGCTAACCGCCAGTCAGGTATCGCCATCACCACTAATCTTTTTCGGCGCCGGGGCCCTGGCAATTTGCGCCATGATTCTACCCGGTATTTCAGGCAGTTTTATTCTGGTGATTCTGGGGATGTATGCGCAGGTTTTGAATGCTATTCAGTCGTTTGAGCTGCTGCACCTGGCTCTGTTTGCTGCCGGCTGTCTGCTCGGATTGCTGTCGATTGCCCGGGTTATCACCTGGGCCTTCCAGCATTTCCATGACGGGGTTCTGGCCCTGTTAATCGGGTTCATGATCGGCGCACTCAACAAGGTGTGGCCCTGGAAGGAAACGTTGAGTTGGCGCACGAATAGCTCAGGTGAGCAAGTGCCGCTGACTGAAATCAGTATCAGCCCGTTTTCCTTCACCGAGTTGGGTGGGCAGGATTCTCAAATACTGGCGGCGCTGGTTTGTGCCGCGGGTGGCTTTATCCTGGTGTTGCTGATCGAGTGGGGCGGGCAACGACGCAAGCGGGAAGCGTGTTAA
- a CDS encoding protein-L-isoaspartate(D-aspartate) O-methyltransferase, whose protein sequence is MSATLQGIGMTSRRTRMRLVQRLKDAGIESEPVLDVMADVPRHIFLDEALSHRAYEDTSLPIGHGQTLSQPYIVARMTELLLAHQPGRVLELGTGSGYQTAVLSQLFPEIFSVERIKPLQDRARERLRKLNIRNVLLKHADGGMGWPDRGPFDGIIVTAAPEEVPAELLAQLDEGGVLIAPVGETDQVLVEVVRRGEHFVRRELEPVHFVPLLGGVIR, encoded by the coding sequence ATGAGTGCTACCTTGCAAGGGATCGGCATGACTTCCCGGCGCACCCGTATGCGACTGGTGCAAAGGCTGAAAGACGCCGGCATTGAATCCGAACCGGTTCTGGATGTGATGGCGGATGTACCCCGGCACATCTTTTTGGATGAGGCGCTGTCGCATCGTGCGTATGAGGATACCTCTCTGCCCATCGGCCATGGCCAAACCTTGTCCCAGCCCTACATAGTTGCGCGCATGACCGAACTGCTGCTGGCTCATCAGCCAGGTCGGGTACTGGAACTGGGCACCGGATCGGGTTACCAGACTGCGGTCCTGTCCCAATTGTTCCCGGAAATTTTCAGTGTTGAACGAATCAAACCGCTCCAGGACAGAGCAAGGGAACGTCTGCGCAAGCTGAATATCCGCAATGTGCTGCTGAAACACGCCGACGGTGGCATGGGCTGGCCGGACAGAGGGCCTTTCGACGGGATCATTGTTACCGCAGCTCCTGAAGAAGTCCCTGCAGAATTGCTGGCCCAACTGGACGAGGGTGGGGTTCTGATTGCTCCCGTGGGAGAAACCGATCAGGTCCTGGTGGAAGTGGTCCGCCGTGGTGAGCATTTTGTCCGAAGAGAACTCGAGCCCGTGCATTTTGTCCCCCTGCTCGGGGGCGTCATCCGGTGA
- the surE gene encoding 5'/3'-nucleotidase SurE: MRILLSNDDGVHSPGLIALYEGLEGIGDLEVVAPDRDHSGASNALTLSRPLTVEQHPNGYYSVDGTPTDCVHLAVNGLFEEPFDRVVSGINTHANLGDDIIYSGTVAAATEGRHLGLPAIAVSLVNDGQFHYDTAARVVRMILEAGRPLALGPRSILNVNVPDLPWDELKGFRVTRLGHRGRAEGAVPMTCPRGKQRYWIGAAGEDSDAGAGTDFQAVREGYVSITPVHVDMTRHEAMRRLSDWVGELGFGEGHTS; the protein is encoded by the coding sequence GTGCGCATTCTGTTGTCCAACGATGATGGTGTCCATTCGCCGGGGCTGATAGCCCTGTATGAGGGGCTGGAGGGAATCGGCGATCTGGAAGTGGTAGCTCCGGATCGCGATCACAGCGGCGCCAGCAACGCGCTGACCCTGAGCCGGCCGTTGACCGTCGAACAGCATCCCAATGGCTATTATTCCGTCGATGGAACCCCCACCGACTGCGTGCATCTCGCGGTCAATGGTCTTTTCGAGGAGCCCTTCGACAGGGTGGTGTCCGGTATTAACACCCACGCCAATCTGGGCGACGACATTATCTACTCCGGTACGGTTGCGGCCGCCACCGAGGGCCGTCATCTCGGGCTGCCTGCCATCGCTGTGTCCCTGGTTAACGATGGCCAATTTCATTACGATACCGCGGCTCGGGTGGTGCGGATGATTCTGGAGGCCGGGCGCCCGCTGGCCCTGGGGCCACGATCCATCCTGAACGTCAACGTGCCCGATTTACCCTGGGATGAGCTCAAAGGTTTCCGTGTTACGCGGCTCGGCCATCGCGGTCGGGCAGAGGGGGCAGTACCCATGACCTGTCCGCGCGGCAAGCAGCGTTATTGGATCGGTGCCGCGGGCGAAGATAGCGATGCCGGAGCAGGCACGGATTTCCAGGCGGTTCGTGAGGGCTATGTATCGATCACGCCCGTGCACGTTGATATGACCCGTCATGAGGCCATGCGCAGGCTGTCGGATTGGGTTGGCGAGCTCGGTTTTGGTGAGGGGCACACGTCATGA
- the truD gene encoding tRNA pseudouridine(13) synthase TruD has protein sequence MASANLKTQVEDFQVDEILDFFPAQSDAQAVTGSGEHLCLRLEKSGDNTEFVARELARMSGCRAFDVGFCGLKDRHAVTRQWFSIYWPGSEAGDPEYIARVAERWQVAGAQRFSRKLRRGDHQGNRFIITLRNVRGSREQLDEALVQLKQSGAPNYFGPQRFGHDGNNLDRAASMDPNAMDSRGRRGKGKKRGGAAASKNVLYFSAARSWIFNEILARRVDDGNWATPLDGEPGVAADPEVVTGPLWGDGGTAATGLQAALERQVAEQAPELLKLFSTTRMKPERRPLVARPDDLTWEWLDLDCLQVAFSLTPGQYATAVLSDLFELEDMSLGQHKKR, from the coding sequence GTGGCATCTGCAAACCTGAAAACCCAGGTCGAAGATTTTCAGGTTGATGAGATTCTTGATTTTTTTCCCGCCCAGTCCGATGCGCAGGCTGTAACCGGCAGCGGTGAACACCTGTGTTTACGTCTGGAAAAAAGCGGCGACAACACCGAGTTCGTTGCCCGGGAGCTGGCCAGAATGTCCGGCTGTCGAGCCTTTGATGTGGGGTTTTGTGGCTTGAAGGACCGCCATGCGGTCACCCGCCAGTGGTTCAGCATCTACTGGCCAGGATCGGAGGCTGGAGACCCGGAGTATATCGCACGCGTTGCCGAACGCTGGCAGGTAGCCGGCGCCCAACGCTTTTCGCGCAAACTTCGCCGGGGCGACCACCAGGGAAACCGTTTCATCATCACGCTCCGTAATGTGCGTGGAAGCCGTGAACAACTCGATGAAGCCCTCGTGCAACTGAAGCAGAGTGGCGCGCCGAATTACTTCGGCCCCCAGCGGTTTGGCCACGACGGTAACAATCTGGATCGGGCTGCCAGTATGGACCCGAACGCCATGGACAGCCGCGGCCGACGGGGAAAGGGGAAAAAGCGTGGTGGCGCAGCGGCGTCTAAAAACGTATTGTACTTTTCGGCGGCACGTTCCTGGATTTTCAACGAGATCCTGGCCAGGCGTGTGGATGATGGCAATTGGGCGACCCCTCTGGATGGTGAACCGGGCGTGGCGGCCGACCCCGAGGTGGTCACCGGGCCTCTCTGGGGCGACGGCGGAACGGCGGCGACAGGTCTCCAGGCTGCGCTGGAGCGGCAGGTGGCGGAGCAGGCCCCTGAACTGCTGAAGCTGTTTTCCACGACTCGAATGAAACCGGAGCGGCGCCCACTGGTAGCCCGTCCTGATGACTTGACTTGGGAATGGCTCGATCTGGATTGCCTGCAGGTGGCATTTTCACTGACCCCTGGCCAGTACGCCACGGCAGTATTAAGCGATTTATTTGAGCTTGAGGACATGAGCCTCGGCCAACATAAGAAACGATAA
- the ispF gene encoding 2-C-methyl-D-erythritol 2,4-cyclodiphosphate synthase → MRIGQGFDVHAFEEGDAVILGGVSIPYRQGLKAHSDGDVLLHALADALLGAVALGDIGHLFPDTSAEWAGADSRDLLRRVMARVREEGFGVVNVDTTIIAQAPKMAPHIEAMRLNIAEDLAIPANRVSVKATTTEKLGFTGRGEGIACQAICLLEPSFS, encoded by the coding sequence ATGCGAATTGGACAGGGCTTTGACGTTCATGCCTTTGAAGAGGGCGATGCCGTTATTCTCGGGGGAGTGTCCATCCCCTACAGGCAGGGCCTGAAGGCCCATTCCGATGGTGATGTCTTGCTGCACGCCCTGGCCGACGCGCTGCTAGGGGCGGTGGCGCTGGGCGATATCGGTCATCTTTTTCCGGATACCAGTGCCGAATGGGCAGGCGCAGATAGCCGGGATTTGTTGCGCCGGGTCATGGCACGCGTGCGGGAAGAAGGGTTCGGTGTGGTGAATGTAGACACCACCATTATTGCCCAGGCGCCGAAAATGGCGCCTCACATCGAGGCCATGCGTCTGAACATTGCAGAGGATCTCGCTATTCCCGCCAACAGGGTCAGCGTGAAAGCCACCACCACTGAAAAACTCGGATTTACTGGTCGCGGTGAGGGAATAGCGTGCCAGGCCATTTGCCTGCTAGAGCCGTCCTTCTCGTGA
- the ispD gene encoding 2-C-methyl-D-erythritol 4-phosphate cytidylyltransferase, producing MKHPKRWLIVPAAGIGRRMQAECPKQYLRIQSRFILDITLSRLLDSVAFDGCMVSLNPSDQWWVSTEASADERISTCLGGHERSDSVLAALQALSERASPDDWVLVHDAARPCVHPADLERLITVLADHPVGGLLAAPVSDTLKRGTGSDVPEVAETVDRRGLWRALTPQMFRYGLLTEALQSAGREQHPVTDESSALEFFGKMPVLVEGRTDNIKVTVPADLELAGFLLSRS from the coding sequence ATGAAACACCCGAAACGTTGGCTGATCGTTCCTGCCGCCGGCATTGGCAGGCGCATGCAGGCCGAGTGCCCCAAGCAATACCTACGAATTCAGTCCCGCTTTATCCTCGATATCACCCTGTCCCGGTTGCTGGACTCAGTGGCCTTTGACGGTTGCATGGTGTCGCTGAATCCGTCTGACCAGTGGTGGGTGTCGACCGAGGCCAGCGCCGATGAGCGGATCAGCACCTGCCTTGGAGGCCACGAACGTTCCGATTCCGTGTTGGCCGCATTGCAGGCTTTATCCGAGCGAGCCAGTCCGGATGACTGGGTGCTGGTGCATGATGCTGCCCGGCCGTGTGTGCACCCGGCTGATCTGGAGCGTCTGATCACGGTTTTGGCCGACCACCCCGTTGGCGGGCTTCTGGCCGCGCCTGTTTCAGACACACTGAAAAGGGGGACTGGAAGCGACGTCCCTGAGGTGGCTGAAACCGTCGATCGGCGCGGGCTTTGGCGCGCACTTACGCCACAGATGTTTCGATACGGGCTGTTGACGGAGGCGTTGCAGAGTGCGGGCCGCGAACAGCATCCGGTGACGGATGAGTCCTCTGCGCTGGAGTTTTTCGGTAAGATGCCTGTTCTCGTGGAGGGGCGAACCGACAACATCAAGGTCACCGTTCCTGCTGACCTGGAATTGGCGGGTTTTCTGCTCAGCCGTTCCTGA
- a CDS encoding septum formation initiator family protein — protein MKLLWAIMITLILVLQGRLWFGEGSFAQVWALEQSIAEQQRENDELATRNERLYAEVRNLRNQQGAVEERARMNLGLIRQDETFFLVVEN, from the coding sequence ATGAAATTGCTTTGGGCAATCATGATCACCCTTATTCTGGTTCTGCAGGGGCGCCTGTGGTTCGGGGAGGGTAGCTTTGCGCAGGTTTGGGCGCTGGAGCAGTCGATTGCTGAGCAACAACGGGAAAACGATGAACTGGCCACCCGTAATGAGCGCCTCTATGCCGAAGTGCGGAATCTCCGGAATCAGCAGGGTGCGGTGGAAGAGCGGGCCAGAATGAATCTCGGCCTGATCCGCCAGGACGAAACCTTCTTCCTCGTCGTTGAGAACTGA
- the eno gene encoding phosphopyruvate hydratase has translation MTKIANIKAREVLDSRGNPTVEADVILEDGTLGRACAPSGASTGSREALELRDKDASRYLGKGVLNAVEAVNGKIRAALLGKDAADQRGIDHIMLELDGTENKSSLGANAILAVSLAAAKAAATSLGKPLYAHIAEVNGTAGKFSMPVPMMNILNGGEHADNNVDIQEFMVQPVAAKSFSEALRIGAEIFHSLKKVLQAQGLNTAVGDEGGFAPDLPSNEAALAVIQEAVEKAGYELGTDVTLALDCASSEFYKDGQYQLSGEGKSFDSEGFADYLAGLCERYPIVSIEDGMDESDWDGWKVLTEKLGSKVQLVGDDLFVTNTKILKQGIDKGIGNSILIKFNQIGSLTETLEAIKMAQDAGYTAVISHRSGETEDTTIADLAVATCAGQIKTGSLCRSDRVAKYNQLLRIEQDLDGNAPYRGLVEIKGQG, from the coding sequence ATGACTAAGATTGCCAATATCAAGGCCCGCGAGGTTCTCGACTCTCGCGGAAATCCGACCGTGGAAGCGGACGTTATCCTTGAGGATGGCACGCTGGGCCGCGCCTGTGCGCCTTCCGGTGCATCCACAGGCTCCCGCGAAGCACTGGAACTGCGTGACAAAGACGCCTCCCGTTACCTGGGCAAGGGCGTACTCAATGCTGTTGAAGCGGTCAATGGCAAGATTCGTGCCGCTCTGCTGGGTAAGGACGCCGCGGATCAGCGCGGTATCGACCATATCATGCTGGAACTGGATGGCACCGAGAACAAGTCCAGCCTGGGCGCCAACGCGATTCTGGCGGTCTCGCTGGCGGCTGCGAAAGCGGCGGCCACGTCTCTGGGCAAGCCTTTGTACGCGCACATCGCTGAGGTGAACGGCACCGCTGGCAAATTCAGCATGCCAGTGCCGATGATGAACATCCTCAATGGCGGTGAACACGCGGATAATAACGTGGATATCCAGGAGTTCATGGTGCAGCCTGTGGCGGCCAAGTCGTTCTCTGAAGCACTGCGTATCGGCGCGGAAATTTTTCACAGCCTGAAGAAGGTCCTGCAGGCTCAGGGACTGAACACCGCCGTTGGTGACGAAGGTGGCTTTGCTCCCGACCTGCCGTCCAACGAAGCGGCACTGGCAGTCATCCAGGAGGCGGTTGAGAAAGCCGGCTACGAGTTGGGCACTGATGTGACGCTCGCCCTCGACTGTGCCTCTTCGGAGTTCTACAAAGATGGCCAGTACCAGCTGTCCGGCGAAGGCAAGAGTTTCGATTCCGAGGGTTTTGCCGACTACCTTGCCGGTCTGTGCGAGCGTTATCCGATCGTTTCCATTGAAGACGGCATGGACGAGAGTGACTGGGATGGCTGGAAAGTGCTGACCGAAAAGCTGGGCAGCAAGGTTCAGTTGGTCGGTGACGATCTGTTCGTGACCAACACCAAGATACTCAAGCAGGGTATCGACAAGGGTATCGGCAACTCCATTCTGATCAAGTTCAACCAGATCGGCAGCCTTACGGAAACCCTGGAAGCCATCAAGATGGCGCAGGACGCTGGCTACACCGCGGTAATCTCGCATCGCTCCGGTGAAACCGAAGATACCACCATTGCCGATCTGGCCGTCGCCACCTGTGCCGGCCAGATCAAGACCGGCTCGCTTTGCCGTTCCGATCGCGTAGCCAAGTACAATCAGCTGCTGCGCATCGAGCAGGACCTGGACGGTAACGCACCGTACCGCGGCCTGGTCGAAATCAAAGGCCAGGGCTGA